A genomic window from Plutella xylostella chromosome 23, ilPluXylo3.1, whole genome shotgun sequence includes:
- the LOC119691374 gene encoding uncharacterized protein LOC119691374 gives MAKRLETVISEWQKTLDTLVAKVSSLEARIGEQSTIITNQSQLIARLNSVTSEMSLTATRQLTPEQAAPPPAALQRPVRQARLNAGLALSAKKQAKKTLFVSQPRVPTNSSSKPPETSRVATEDNPTSAVQEAAPKLATISSDSEWKIKAATTESTRPLCGPRACVIRTGFSCAPDRASGPAPPPPSKPDHHRDDISDPAPPPASPPAPRRAFTVTHQNAQSLNNKTKRLEALLLQDLQCDVLAISEHWLTTANLQSTTILNYKLASSYCRTTVEHGGTCLYVKNNINKIASIDVVCELSVEQVCEVSAIKLIDFELLIACIYRSNLTHCNEFFPVFENVLDKIVELNFRNIIIVGDFNIDTLVTSPNTKKLTDILYAHDLVNVVDFPTRVHGASRTSLDHVYVWRGAGASARAAPVTTHVGDHLAVRAQLDCVPACPAPATVTTRQMTRANKMTFVASVESVDWQAFYTCPIRSVDDDAKSIIHTLYNKIQICFPLRTTTIRAQCDQWVSEEILNTKRTIFDLLELNSKLDDPDLHRLVNIYTDKYKIMLTRERTSHLSNKISDSENKCKAMWQVVNEELGRHSRTSVDFTDLVKTPEGCKYASKVDLLTAMNKRFVEAATECNAPKADLLMSRAMLGSVRRPLDRSLRFRLFTPREVYVIITRLIPPKPSKDIYDMSCDLMRLIAPSVCTTLAALYNRCIREGIYPVSLKRVKISPIFKGKGKKEDGNAYRPVAIIPAPAKVLESGISARLTEFLNDADVLTERQYAYRAGRSTTDLTREVVWQVLRARDANRHVAVLCCDLSKAFDVADHSIVTAKLEHYGVRGPALNLLNDFMSDRQQVVVGERGLVRSLEMGTEIGVPQGSSVSNIIFSLLMNDLPDSIPDAHVTMYADDVAATVTGSSVEDLEERLCVVAGQLAKWFRINGLALNPKKTHLLHFNLAGRRGRPLQVTLENETLSQVNETCFLGFRLDSGLFWDAHIDWLCGRLGGACFALSRLAATVPSEVVRSCYFATIQSLLTYGIELWGRAADWHRVFVMQKRAVRAIARVRCDESARDHFIALNLLTVPSLYILQVALFVRKNLQLYKQSQRARRAGQLLAVQHRLARCAQSVYVCGPEVYNAIPTEIKDAPSLPAFKQYLKRWLVQHAFYTVGEFISRKT, from the exons aTGGCTAAGCGTCTTGAAACAGTGATAAGTGAGTGGCAGAAAACACTGGACACACTGGTAGCTAAAGTCAGTTCACTAGAAGCACGGATCGGTGAGCAATCTACGATTATCACTAATCAATCTCAGCTGATTGCCCGGCTCAATTCAGTGACGTCAGAGATGTCGTTGACCGCTACCCGCCAGCTGACGCCCGAGCaggccgcgccgcccccggcAGCGCTGCAGCGCCCCGTCCGACAAGCTCGGCTGAACGCAGGTTTGGCACTTAGCGCTAAAAAGCAAGCGAAGAAGACCCTGTTCGTGTCCCAGCCGCGGGTACCAACAAATTCTTCATCGAAGCCACCCGAGACTTCCCGAGTGGCTACCGAAGACAATCCGACGTCAGCTGTACAGGAGGCGGCCCCGAAACTAGCGACAATTTCTAGCGACAGCGAATGGAAGATT AAAGCTGCTACGACCGAGTCAACACGCCCGCTGTGTGGCCCCCGGGCGTGCGTTATTCGGACTGGTTTCTCGTGCGCGCCCGACCGAGCGAGCGGGCCAGCACCACCCCCACCAAGTAAACCCGACCATCATCGTGACGACATCAGCgaccccgcgccgccccccgcgtcgccccccgcgccgcggcGGGCCTTCACGGTGACTCACCAGAACGCGCAGTCGCTCAACAACAAGACGAAGCGCCTGGAAGCGCTGCTCCTGCAGGACCTACAGTGCGATGTGTTGGCCATCAGTGAACACTGGCTAACTACTGCTAACTTACAATCTACGacgattttaaattacaaactgGCATCCTCATACTGTCGTACCACTGTTGAGCACGGAGGTACATGTTTAtacgttaaaaataatattaataaaattgccTCAATAGACGTAGTATGTGAACTATCCGTAGAACAAGTGTGCGAAGTATCTgctataaaattaattgatttTGAGTTATTGATTGCGTGTATTTATAGGTCCAATTTGACGCACTGCAATGAATTCTTCCCTGTGTTTGAGAACGTGTTGGATAAAATAGTCGAGTTAAATTTtagaaacataattatagttgGCGACTTCAATATTGACACCTTAGTGACGTCTCCCAACACCAAAAAGCTGACAGACATCCTATATGCTCATGACCTGGTGAACGTTGTGGACTTCCCTACTCGCGTGCACGGCGCATCCCGCACCTCGCTGGACCATGTGTACGTgtggcgcggcgccggcgcctccgcccgcgccgcgcccgtcACCACGCACGTCGGCGACCACCTCGCCGTGCGCGCGCAACTCGACTGCGTGCCCGCCTGTCCCGCGCCGGCCACTGTCACCACTAGACAAATGACTCGCGCGAATAAAATGACTTTTGTCGCATCAGTCGAAAGCGTAGATTGGCAGGCCTTTTACACCTGTCCAATCAGAAGCGTGGACGATGATGCCAAAAGTATAATTCAcacattatacaataaaattcaaatatgCTTCCCTCTACGTACCACGACGATACGAGCACAGTGTGATCAATGGGTTTCAGAGGAAATACTCAACACAAAGAGAACTATTTTTGACTTGCTGGAGCTAAACTCAAAACTTGACGACCCAGACCTTCATAGGCTGGTGAATATTTACACtgacaaatacaaaataatgttgACACGTGAACGGACGAGTCATTTGTCTAACAAAATTAGTGACAGTGAAAATAAGTGCAAAGCGATGTGGCAGGTAGTGAACGAGGAACTAGGACGCCATTCTCGGACCTCGGTCGACTTCACGGACCTTGTGAAGACGCCAGAGGGGTGCAAATACGCCTCAAAAGTGGACCTCCTCACCGCAATGAACAAGCGTTTTGTTGAGGCCGCCACCGAGTGCAACGCCCCAAAGGCCGACCTCCTGATGTCCCGTGCGATGTTGGGCTCCGTGCGCCGCCCACTAGACCGATCTCTGCGGTTCAGGCTCTTTACGCCACGGGAAGTCTATGTCATCATTACTAGGCTGATTCCACCTAAACCTAGTAAAGATATTTATGATATGTCCTGCGACCTAATGAGACTGATCGCACCGTCGGTCTGTACCACGCTGGCTGCTCTCTATAACCGATGCATACGCGAGGGGATATATCCCGTGTCCCTTAAGCGCGTAAAAATTTCACCAATTTTTAAGGGCAAAGGGAAAAAGGAGGACGGGAACGCGTATCGCCCTGTTGCTATTATCCCAGCTCCTGCAAAAGTTCTAGAGAGCGGCATCAGCGCGCGGCTCACGGAGTTCCTCAACGACGCGGACGTGCTGACCGAGCGGCAGTACGCGTACCGAGCGGGCCGGTCCACCACGGACCTGACGCGCGAGGTGGTGTGGCAGGTGCTGCGCGCGCGCGACGCTAACCGGCATGTCGCTGTCCTATGCTGCGACCTATCGAAAGCTTTCGATGTGGCTGATCACTCCATCGTCACGGCCAAACTGGAGCACTATGGGGTCAGGGGACCTGCCCTCAATCTCCTTAACGACTTCATGTCAGATAGACAACAAGTTGTGGTGGGAGAAAGAGGGCTGGTTAGGTCACTCGAGATGGGAACTGAGATCGGGGTTCCGCAAGGTTCGTCGGTCTCCAACATTATATTTTCCCTACTGATGAATGACCTACCTGATTCCATACCTGACGCTCACGTGACGATGTATGCTGACGACGTTGCAGCGACTGTCACTGGAAGCTCAGTCGAAGACCTGGAGGAGCGGCTGTGTGTAGTTGCCGGGCAGCTAGCTAAATGGTTTCGAATCAATGGCTTAGCCTTGAATCCGAAGAAAACTCATCTGCTGCACTTTAACCTGGCAGGTAGACGCGGTCGCCCACTCCAGGTGACACTTGAGAATGAAACCTTGTCGCAAGTCAATGAGACCTGCTTTCTAGGGTTCAGACTGGACAGCGGCCTGTTCTGGGATGCGCACATCGACTGGCTGTGCGGCCGACTCGGGGGCGCGTGCTTCGCGTTGTCGCGGCTCGCAGCCACCGTCCCGAGTGAGGTGGTGAGATCGTGCTACTTTGCCACGATCCAGTCACTCCTCACATATGGAATCGAGCTGTGGGGCCGCGCGGCTGACTGGCACAGGGTATTCGTCATGCAGAAAAGAGCAGTGCGTGCTATAGCCCGAGTTCGATGCGATGAGTCGGCACGTGACCATTTCATCGCGCTCAATCTGCTGACGGTACCCTCCTTGTACATACTGCAGGTAGCCTTGTTTGTCAGGAAAAATCTGCAGTTGTACAAGCAAAGCCAAAGAGCCAGACGCGCGGGGCAGCTGCTCGCCGTCCAGCACCGGCTGGCGAGGTGCGCGCAGTCCGTGTACGTGTGTGGCCCGGAGGTCTACAACGCTATACCTACTGAGATCAAGGATGCGCCGTCACTGCCAGCTTTCAAACAATATCTAAAAAGATGGCTTGTCCAGCACGCCTTCTACACTGTGGGTGAATTCATTAGCAGGAagacttaa